DNA from Arthrobacter sp. PvP023:
AGGGCCAGGAAGGGGTTGCCGACGAACGCCGCGACGCCGTACCAGAAGTTGTCCTTGCTGATGGTCAGGGTGCCTACGGTGCCGAGGAGGATCTGGACGATGGGTGCGGCGATGAGGAAGATGATCAGGCCGGGGCGCGGCGGGGCAACTGCCTGTGCTCCGGGGCCGTCGTGGCCCACGTGCACCAGGGATGTGGAACCGAATTCGTCGACCTGTGCCTTGACGCCGGGGAGCAGTTCGTATTCCTTGCGGTTCATGATGCTGGCAACCCAGTAGGACAGGAAGCCGAGGGGGATGCAGATGAGAAGTGAGATCAGCGTGATGAGCCCGATGTCGGCTCCGAAGACGCCCGCACCGGCGACAATACCCGGGTGCGGCGGTACGGCTACGTGAATGGACAGCATGATGCCGGCCATCGGCAGGCCGAACTTCACCGGGTGGACCTTGGCGATCTTGGAGAATGCGTAGACGATCGGCACCAGAACGATCACGCCGACTTCGAAGAACACCGGAATGGCCACCAGGAAGCCGACGGCGGTCAGTGCCACAGCCACCCGCTTGGCGCCGAGCTTCTCGGTGAAGTGGGAGGCCAGCGACTGGACGCCGCCGGATACCTCGATCATGCGGCCCAGAATTGCGCCCAGGGCGATCAGCAGTGCGACCTTGCCCATGGTGCCGCCAACGCCGGTGGCCACCACCGTGAAGACATCCTTCAGGGGGATCTGCGATGCGACGGCCACCAGGATGCTTACCGTCAGCAGCGCCACGAAGGCCTGGATTTTGAAGCGGATGATCATGACCAGCAGGAGTGCGATGCCGAGGGCGGCAATGGTCAGCAGCAGCGGAGTGCCCAGTTCCACGGCCGGCTTGATGGGTGCGGCATCGGCGGCCCGCGCCATCAATGAGTTGATCAGGGGATTCATTGGGGATTGTCTCCTTTGACGTCGCCGGCA
Protein-coding regions in this window:
- a CDS encoding GntP family transporter is translated as MNPLINSLMARAADAAPIKPAVELGTPLLLTIAALGIALLLVMIIRFKIQAFVALLTVSILVAVASQIPLKDVFTVVATGVGGTMGKVALLIALGAILGRMIEVSGGVQSLASHFTEKLGAKRVAVALTAVGFLVAIPVFFEVGVIVLVPIVYAFSKIAKVHPVKFGLPMAGIMLSIHVAVPPHPGIVAGAGVFGADIGLITLISLLICIPLGFLSYWVASIMNRKEYELLPGVKAQVDEFGSTSLVHVGHDGPGAQAVAPPRPGLIIFLIAAPIVQILLGTVGTLTISKDNFWYGVAAFVGNPFLALLVAVGLSFFLLAVRRNWSLRETGEIFEGALPPIASILMVVAAGGVFGEVLRTSGIGAALSQTLDHLGLPLIVLGFIISLALRAAQGSATVAIVTTAGLLTSAVAEGGYSPAQIAVLVIAIGFGSLGLSHVTDAGFWTVVRYYGLTVSDGLRTWTVLTTILGLAGFALTFVAWILVGGLSA